Part of the Nicotiana tabacum cultivar K326 chromosome 20, ASM71507v2, whole genome shotgun sequence genome, TTTTGATCCTTAGACCTTTTAAAGCACTTGAATTGTAAAGAGAGCGCTAGAAAGAAATAATGAGAAAACTTAGGGtaacttttgagtggaaccaataaaggAAGAAATGTGCACTTATGCTTTAAATAAAAATTCACTAGCAGCATgtcaaaaatacaaaagaaaaaaaaagaggaaaaaaataaataaataaataaaggtttCTTATTTTTGCTAGTGGATGTGATCTGAAGCAGTGCGtaaagaagaggaaaatattCTGGGCTGAGTTATCTTGTGATGATTGAAGTGGATCGAAGAAATTTTGCGCTTAAAGTTGAATACGTGATATGTTAAAGTTCTTAGGAGGATTAGCCACTATGTCCTAAATATAtcatacccgtcccttagcccctATTACATCCATAATAAAGTCCTAGTTGATTTCGGACTGAGTgggcctacattagtagaggtttACATAATGGGTAAGCCTCTGGTACCTCTTGCGTGTATGTgacttctttgagagagtgagtGATTTTTCTTCATATGTGTGAATCCTTAAAATATATTCGATCATATGATTTGGATGTGTGGACTGCTTAATCTTTTGTTTTAATGTGAGGGTACATGGTTTTACAAGGATAAGTAACATTATTAGACTTTTCTGTTAGATTAATATTCAAGCCTCATGTACATTGTCATATTGAGTTAGTTTTCGAGGCTAGGAATGTTATAATCATGTCCCTGTGTGAATATTTTGAAATTAGGCATAAGTACGGGAAGTGTATTTTAATCACATATGCTAGagcttaattgttgctatcaactaTGGTCATAGGTGTAATGTGTTATGAATGTGTGGCTTGTTGGGTCCTTGAAGAGGAAGTGTTTAGTTGGTTGACTCAAGGGTGAGCAACATTTAATCGTGGAGTGTAGATGGCGTGCTATAATTCCATATATTTTGACGTTATTTACCCTACTTGCTTGTTGTTTGGATGCTAGATCTTAATAGAGTTTATTTTACGTGTAGGAATGCTTGGACATGAAGCAGAGAAAAATTGCACGAAATGGTACCTCAAAGCTACAAAATGATGCAATAAAAGAATTGCTACTTTTATAGCGCGTCCTTAGACAATGCAAGGCTTTGTCAAGGGCATTGTCATTGGCGCCTGTGATAGCGCGTCGCAGGGTAATGTTGACGCCTCTTATGGGTGCCTCGGGGAGTAATATTGGTGCCTCTGACAATGCCCTGCACCGACGATGCTTatccgagctacttttatttcctcATTATATTTGGACATGTAGACTTTGGCCTCACCATATAAATACCTCTTAAAGTTAGTGTTTGAAGGGTTGGACATTATTGGAAAGGAAAAAGGCTACAGAACACTCTCGATCACGAATCACAAGAGTTTTTCTCTCCGTTCTTCTTTAAACTGTAGTTTAATGCTTTTGAATATGACTATGATTGTTtaaacaattatgagtagcttAATTATGTAATCCAGGggttgatggaaccttttggaggatgaattcttgttacgttttaatataattttgtcTTTGAATAtccctacttgttcaactacgtgtttattgttgttgattaaaTGTTCATCAATTGATTGTGCCTATTTATTGtgtattgcttgagaaagaaagCATATTTAGGTTGTTGTCGAACAATGTCGCTCTTAAtatatatgagagatcaatacggcaGGTTTAAAAGAGGGGTTAGAGATGACGAAGCTTTAACGTGATCATAGTAGGCGGTGAAAAAGTGTgagctagcgtaattcgagagaatatttttagtaaattatcgtaattgattgAGAGATAATTGCGATAAACAAGAACTCATCAATACATTATTAGATATTTAATCTCAATATATGAGGCATAAATCTAAATAAAACCACAAGAGAAGTTTGCATTTTTGCAAACTTATCCATATGCCAATAAGAGTATTTTCTATTTGTACATTTCTCTTTGCACTTTAACGCTAAAAATAAGATGAAACCAATAGTATCATAATGATAAATATGATGTTTCAAAAAACATTTAATATTAAGCTAATAAATCTAACCGCTAGAATCTAATTAGCTTGAAAATTATCTatagaagcaataaaagaattgaaaaaaaatttATACAAAGATAGCATTATAAAGAAGATTGATTTAAATTGAAATAAATTAGACAAAATAAGCCGGAAGTAATTGGCTGTAACTTTCAAATGTAAATACTTTATCAACAATCAAAATTGCTACAACTTTCAACTGCATGCATTTCCATCGCAAATTGGcagcaaataattaaaaaaaaaaattaccttttcactaataataatataattatttaaattgcTATATAATATGGGTAATTTTTTAGGCCTTAATATTGTGGGGGCTTACTATTACTTTACTCACCTTAGGGTAAAGTCGATCATGTGTTTTGAGACAGATGTTTTTGGGACTTTTCGTATATATACAAAACTTTAAATTTATTTATCCGGTTtatctaaaaaaattatttacaaaaagTAACTAtagttttttataaaatatatacaaatttgaTCAAAATCTATAATTCAATTTAAATATAACTTTTGTACAGAATTCAGTCGAAAACTACAATGTATATATAACTTGTATATAATTATGTCAgttgtatatatattgtatgtacAAAAtacaatatacaaaatatatataatttgtatattatatttttgtacaaaatatatataatttgttgtattcttcttcgagtttcaatttaAAATTCTAACCAAAACCACCTCGAATCTTTatcaaattctttcaaaattgagatataaatctCTCAAGAATATCCTCAACATTTGTAACAACATctaacaaaagtaagaaaatgagaaaaattgAGGTCTAATACGTTACTTTGTATGTATCAACTGGTAATTAAGTTAAACTTCAATATTAAGTATAAATAAGTATCAAAAGTAATATAGTTATTTTTATCATGAGTTATTACTTCTTATTATTTTGGAGTAATGGTGTTACCGCATATTATCGATCCACAGCAATTTTTACGTTGATATTTTCCACCGCGAAGCTCCatattttgaagaaaaagaaagtagaattttgtcccaaagatgaaaaataaaaataaaatcacctCATAAACAGAACTAGAAAAGATGGAATTGAAAAAAGAGCCAGTAAATGCCAACCGTAGAATAGaacaaaataaaggaaaagggCAAACAGATTGATAGTCATCTCTTTATAAGAAGGCACCATCTAATTGTCATGCAAACCTCTACGCTCCGTCTCTGCAACATGTGTCACTTCCACTCCCCACGCGTCCATTCAActcctctttaaattcatcaactCCTCCATTAATCTTTCGTATCACTTCAATTCCTCTCTAGCTAAAAAATCTAACTCTCCACATATATCCATCCAATCCATGGCTGACCCACgccagcagcagcagcaacaaataCAACCCACTGAAGCCATGAAAAGCCTCGTCCCTCAAAAGGGTCCATCAAAATCACAAGTTTTAGCAGTAGTTACTCTCTTCCCAGTTGGAGGTGCTCTCCTTTGTCTTGCAGGGTTGACGCTTACAGGAACTCTTATCGGTCTTGCCGTTGCAACTCCTCTGTTCTTGCTGTTCAGCCCCGTTTTGGTGCCTGCAGTTCTAACCATAGCATTGGCTGTCACTGGATTCTTGACATCAGGAGCTTTCGGTATTACGGCGCTGTCTTCGCTGTCTTGGATCATAAACTACTTGAGAGGGCCGGCGAGAGAGCAGTTGGAACATGGAAAAAGGAGAGTGCAGGATACAGCTGGAACCATGGGACAGAGGACAAGGGAAACTGGTCAGAAGGCTCAAGAAGCTGCAGGTGGGAGAACTTGAGCTTGTGTAGACAGACAGTGATGGATCTTAGACTATATAAGCAAATCAATTTGGATTCGCCAGTGTTTGTAGACATGATCTTGGTTGTAGGCGTCATCTTCTTGGAAAATAGCTCAAATGAAATGAATCAAGAGTGTAGTGTGTTTTTACACATTGTGTAGTGTGAAAGTTTTCTTTTCCTAGAGTGCGGCAACATTTGGTTTCTTTGTGTAATAAATCGGATGTTTTTTTATCTTTTACTATAGAGTTTCATCACCTTAAGAAAATAGTGCCATTATCCTTTTTCCTTGTCCTTTTTACTTTTAGTTTTCAATTAATCAGTAATTGACTTCCTATCATAAAGTCTCTCCCttataaacaaaaaaagaaatctCTTACAAAACGATAAAACAAGAGCATTGCGGACAAAGAGCAAGAGAGGGacctattgtcacacctcctttttccgcacccgagggtgcaagggagttttttccaattaaaggacaatcgagacgggattggtttatttatttcagagtcgccacttgggagatttagggtgtcccaagtcaccaattttaatcccgaatcgaggaaaagaatgactccatattacagtctgcgtaccagaaattcggataaggaattctgttaacccggagaaggtgttaggcattcccgagttccgtggttctagcacggtcgctcaactgttatattcggcttgattatctgattttatacaaatatgaacttatgtgcaaattttatcttttaaccgctttattattattgtttttgaaagaaatgtgaacatcccttaaaa contains:
- the LOC107784365 gene encoding oleosin H2-like translates to MADPRQQQQQQIQPTEAMKSLVPQKGPSKSQVLAVVTLFPVGGALLCLAGLTLTGTLIGLAVATPLFLLFSPVLVPAVLTIALAVTGFLTSGAFGITALSSLSWIINYLRGPAREQLEHGKRRVQDTAGTMGQRTRETGQKAQEAAGGRT